The DNA sequence GGGGACGGATCCGGGTGCGGGGCCGGGTCCGCCGCCGGCGCAGGGAGGGCGACGGCGCGCGGGCAGGGTCATGTACGCGGGTGCCGCCGTCGGCCGTGGCGGTTCAGTCGGCCGCCGCGACGCGGAAGCGGATCCCCGCGGCGATGAGCCGCTCCGTCAGGGCGTCGCCCATCGCCACGGCGGTCGTCACCTGCCCGGAGGTCGTGGGGAGTCGGTCGTGCGCGAGGCACAGTGCCGCCTCGCCGAACATCACGGCGGTCTCCCCGTACCCCGGGTCGCCGCCCGCGACCTCGGTCAGCACCCGCCGCCCGCCGCCCTCGCCGACGAACCGGACCCGGAACCAGCTCCGGGCCCGCCGTTCGGCGTCCGGACCGCGCCCGCCGGGGTAGCGGCCCGCCATCCAGCCCCGGAACGCGGGGACTTGGGCGGCGGCGACCAGGCCGGCGACTCCCACCGGGGCGGCCAGCGCGACCGGCAGCGTCCGCACCGCCGCGTAGTGCCGGTAGCGGAAGTCGGGCCCGTACCGCTCCAGCGCGGCGGCCGAGCGCCGTACGACCTGGGGGTCGATGGTCGGCAGCGGCAGCGCCCAGGCGCCCGTCTCCGGGCTGAACCGCGGCCCGCCCAGCGGCACTCTGACCCGGCGGCCGGCCGCGGGCCGCGGCTCGTACCGCCGCCGCTCCCGGGCGGCGGCCAGCGTCTGCCGGCCGCGTCCCGCGACGGTCAGGGCGGAGGCCAGCGTGCCGCCGGAGAAGGCGCCGCGGGCCCGGACGAAGCCGTCGACGCGCAGCGGCACGTCCTCGGGCAGGTGCCGGACGGTGTAGTACACGCCGAGGTCGTACGGGACCGAGTCGAAGCCGCAACTGTGCACGATCCGCGCGCCCGTCTCGCGGGCCCGCGCGTCGTGCCGGACGTACACGGAGTCGACGAACTCCGCCTCGCCGGTGAGGTCCAGGTAGTCGGTGCCGGCCGCCGCGCACGCGGCGACCAGCGGCTCGCCGTGGTGGATGTACGGGCCCACGGTGGTGGCGACGACGTGGGCGGATTCGGCGAGGCCGCGCAGCGCGGCCGGGTCGTCGGCGGCGGCGGTGAGCAGGGCGGGCGCGGGACCGGACCCGTCGGCCAGCCGCTCCCGCAGCCGTTCCAGCCTGGCCCGGTTCCGCCCGGCGAGGGCCAGCCGGCAGCCCTGTGGCGCGTGGGACAGGAGGTACGCGGCGGTCAGTTCGCCGACGAAGCCGGTGGCGCCGAAGAGGACGACGTCGTAGGGCCGCCGGGGGCCGTCCTGCCTGCTCACGGCAGTGTGCACGGGACTGCTCTCGGCACTGCTCATGGCACCTCCTGCGCCGGGCCGGATCACCGGGGCCGCTCGCCGCCCGCATGTGATCCGCAACCCTCACAGAGCCGCCGCTCCGCCGTCAACAGCGCCTGTCCGCCCGCCTTCCGGGGTTCGGCGGCCGCGCCTTCCGGGCTCAGCGCCCGCCGGCGACGACCGGGTAGTGGTCGGAGAGGTCGGTGTAGGTGTACTCCTTGCCCCAGCTCGACACGGTCCAGGGCGCGGACCGCTCCTGGACCACCGTGTTCGTCCACCCGGCGGGCCGGACGTGGCCCTTGCGGTGCAGGACGTGGTCCAGGTCCTCCCGGGCGTCGTTCGGGTACCGGTAGGCGGCGACGGAGTTCTCGCGGGTGTCGAAGGAGTACGGGTGGCCGGTGCGCGCTTCCGCCGGGTCGAGGTCCGCGTCGGCGAGCAGGGAGGCGAACTCGGCGCTCCGGGAGTCGACGTTGAGGTCTCCGGCGACGATGACCTGCTCGTTCGCCGGGATGCTCTTGGCGTCGAGGAACGCGTCGATCTGCCGGAACTGCCGGGCGCGGTCCGCGACGGCCTCCCCCGCCGCGCAGCCGCCGTCCGTGGACTGCGTGTGGGTGCCGACGATGTGCACGCGGGCGCCGCCGACGTTCAGGACGACGTACGCGAAGCCCTTGTTGGACCACTTGTCGGAGCCGCAGGCGTCCTTGAAGACGACCTGTTCCTTGCGGACGATGGGCCACTTGCTGAGCACGGTCACCCCGCCGTCCTCCGGGGTGAGGGCCGAGTAGGCGCCGCCGGTGGCGTCCCAGCCGTCCTTGGAGCGGCCGACGACGGGCGTCTGGTACGGGTACCGGTCGGCGGCGCGGGCCTTGAGCGCGTCGGAGGCGTCGTTGTCGAACGCCTCCTGGAGGACGACGACGTCCTGCCCCTGGAAGAAGCCCGCGGCGGGGATCGCCTCGGCCCGGTGCCGCTGTCCCCAATTCGGGTACAGGTTCGTGCTCATGAGGAAGGTGTTGTAGGTGAGCACCTTCAGCCCCGACACGGCAGGGTCGGGCGCGGCCGCACCGGCGGCGCCCGCCGGGTGCGCCAGTGCGGCGGCGGTCAGCAGGGCGGCGGCGAGGGTGGTCGCGGCACGGGTGGGGCCGGGGAGCTGCACGGGGTCTCCTGAACGGGTGGGGTGGAGGAGTGGTGAGGGGTGGACGAGCGGTGTGGGGCGTGGGGTGCGTCGCGGCACAGCGAAGCGCTCGCGGGTGACGTCCGGGCGACCGTCAGGTGAGCGGAGCCTTCCGGAAGCGGGACGGACAGGGGCGGCCCGCTTCCGTACGGGCGTCCGCTCTCCGACGGCGGGCGTCTCCTCAGACCTACGCCGGCGGCGGCTGGACCGGATGGGACAAGTTCGACGGCGCGCTGCGGCCCTGACTGAGCGCGGGTCGCGCTCCTCGCGCCGGGCCCGCACGCCCGGCGGGAGGAGCACGGGCGTCCACGGGCAGGGTGACTCGGCCCCTCCCCGGAGCGGTGTGAAGTTCTGCTGTTGACCCGCTTAAGAAAACCTCGATGGACGCCGGGGGCATCACTCGGCACATTGGTGCGCGCGAACCCATCGGTGCGCACAGAACCACCACGGCCGCCGCCGGCCCGGTGCCGACCCTCCCTAGGAGCCACCGTCCATGAAGGCACTCGTCAAGCACAAGGCCGAGCCGGGTCTGTGGCTCATGGACGTCCCCGAGCCGGAGATCGGCGCCGGTGACGTGCTGATCCGGGTGCTGCGCACCGGCATCTGCGGGACGGACCTGCACATCCGCTCCTGGGACGGGTGGGCCCAGGGGGCCGTCAAGACGCCGCTGGTGCTCGGGCACGAGTTCGTCGGCGAGGTGGCCGAGGTCGGCGCGGACGTCCGGGACATCGCGGTCGGCGACCGGGTGAGCGGCGAGGGCCACCTGGTCTGCGGCAAGTGCCGCAACTGCCTGGCCGGCCGCCGCCACCTGTGCCGGAGCACGGTCGGCCTCGGCGTCGGCCGGGACGGCGCCTTCGCCGAGTACGTCGCGCTGCCGGCCTCCAACGTCTGGGTGCACCGCACCGAGGTCGACCTGGACGTCGCCGCGATCTTCGACCCGTTCGGCAACGCCGTGCACACCGCGCTGTCCTTCCCGCTGGTCGGCGAGGACGTCCTGATCACGGGCGCGGGCCCGATCGGCATCATGGCCGCGGCCGTGGCGAAGCACGCCGGCGCCCGCAACGTGGTGATCACCGACGTCAGCGAGCCGCGCCTGGACCTGGCCCGCAAGGCCGGCGCCACCCTGGCGTGCAACGTGGCGGAGTCCTCGATCGCCGAGGCGCAGCGCACGCTGGGCCTGCGCGAGGGCTTCGACGTCGGCCTGGAGATGTCCGGCCGCCCCGAGGCGCTCCAGGACATGATCGCCAACATGACGCACGGCGGCCGGATCGCCATGCTGGGTCTGCCCGCGCAGGAGTTCCCCGTCGACTGGGCGAAGCTCGTCACCTCGATGATCACCATCAAGGGCATCTACGGCCGTGAGATGTTCGAGACGTGGTACGCGATGACCGTGCTGCTGGAGGCCGGCCTGGACCTCAGTCCGGTGATCACCGGCCGGTACGGGTACCGGGACTTCGACGCGGCCTTCGACGAGGCCGCCACCGCGCGCAGTGGCAAGATCATCCTCGACTGGACCGCCTGACCGCCTCCGGCGCCCTCCGTCCCGCCTCGCCCCAACCCTTCAAGGAGCCTGTCCCCGATGTTCGACTCCGTCCGCGACGACCTCCGCGCCACGCTCGAAGAGATCCGCGAAGCTGGCCTCTTCAAGCCGGAGCGCGTGATCGGCACGCCGCAGAGCGCCTCCGTCAGCGTCACCGCCGGCGGCGCCCCGGGTGACGTCCTCAACTTCTGCGCCAACAACTACCTCGGCCTCGCCGACCACCCCGAGGTCGTCGCCGCCGCCAAGGACGCCCTCGACCGCTGGGGCTACGGCATGGCGTCGGTGCGGTTCATCTGCGGCACGCAGGACGTCCACAAGGAGCTGGAGGCGCGGCTGTCGGCGTTCCTCGGCCAGGAGGACACGATCCTCTACTCCTCCTGCTTCGACGCCAACGGCGGTGTCTTCGAGACGCTGCTCGGCCCCGAGGACGCCGTCATCTCCGACGCCCTCAACCACGCCAGCATCATCGACGGCATCCGCCTCTCCAAGGCCCGCCGCCACCGCTACGCCAACCGCGACCTGGCCGACCTGGAGAAGCAGCTCCAGGACACGCAGGACGCCCGCCGCCGTCTGATCGTCACCGACGGCGTGTTCTCCATGGACGGCTACGTCGCCCCGCTCCGCGAGATCTGCGACCTGGCCGACCGGTACGACGCCATGGTCATGGTGGACGACTCGCACGCCGTCGGCTTCGTCGGCCCCGGCGGCCGCGGCACGCCCGAGCTGCACGGCGTCATGGACCGGGTGGACATCATCACCGGCACCCTCGGCAAGGCCCTCGGCGGCGCGTCCGGCGGCTACGTCGCGGCCCGCGCCGAGATCGTCGCCCTGCTGCGGCAGCGCTCGCGCCCGTACCTCTTCTCGAACTCCCTCGCCCCGGTCATCGCCGCCGCCTCCCTCAAGGTCCTCGACCTGCTGGAGTCCGCCGGCGACCTGCGGGAGCGGCTGAACGCCAACACGGCGCTGTTCCGCCGCCGGATGACCGAGGAGGGCTTCGAGATCCTGCCCGGCGACCACCCGATCGCCCCGGTCATGATCGGCGACGCGGCCCAGGCGGGCCGGATGGCCGAGCTGCTGCTGGAGCGCGGCGTGTACGTGATCGGCTTCTCGTACCCGGTGGTCCCGATGGGCGCCGCCCGGATCCGCGTCCAGCTGTCGGCCGCGCACTCGACGGCCGACGTCGAGCGGGCGATCGCGGCGTTCGTCGACGCGCGCGCGGCGCTCAAGGGCTGACCCGGTGGCGGGACCGGGGTCCGGCCGGACCCTGGCAAAATTGGCCGGGTGATCGACCCCCGGCGACTGCGCGTCCTGCGGGCCGTGGCGGAGCACCGTACGGTGACCGCCGCGGCCGCCGCGCTGTACCTCACCCCGTCCGCCGTCTCCCAGCAGCTCGCCGCCCTGGAGCAGGAGACCGGCCATGTGCTGCTGACCCGCAGCGGCCGGGGTGTACGGCTCACTCCGGCCGGGGAGATCCTGCTCGGCCACGCCCACCGGGTGGTGGCCCAGCTGGAGCGGGCCGAGGCCGAGCTCGCCGCCTACGCGGACGGCACCGCGGGCGAGCTCACCGTCGCGGCCTTCGCCACCGGCATCGCGGAGGTGCTGGCGCCGGTGATCGCCCTCCTCGCCGGGCGCCACCCCGGCATCCGGCTCCGGGTGCGCGACGCGGAGGGCGACGAGAGCCTGCCGCTGGTCATGGACGGGGTCGCGGACGTCGCCCTGGCCGTCGAGTACCGGGGCGCGCCGCGCGAGGACGATCTGCGGCTGGTCCGCGTCCCGCTCTACGCCGAGCCGTTCGACGCCGTACTGCACACCTCCCACCCGCTGGCCGGCGAGCCGCACGTGCGCCTGGACGAGCTCGCCGACAGCGACTGGATCGCCCCCTACCCCGGCAACCCGTGCCACGACATGACGGTCCTGGCCTGTGAACTGGCTGGATTCCAGCCCCGGTTGGCGCACTCCTCGGACGACTTCCGGGCGGTCGCGGCGCTCGCCGGGGCGGGCGCGGGGGTGGCTCTCGTGCCGCGCTCGGCGCTGTCGGGCATGAACCTCAAAGATGTCGTGGTGCGGCCCGTCGAGGGCGTCACGCCGACCCGCCGCGTCTTCGCCGCCGTCCGCCGCGGCGCGGAACGGCATCCCCTGATCCGCCCGGTGCTGGAGGCGCTGGGCGAGGTGGCGGGCTCGCTGTCGGCCTGAGGAACGCGAGCAGCCCGGCGAGTTCCGCGCCGGTTCGGCCTGCCGCCGCGCGGATGACCAGAAGTGGATCAACCGTTCGGGCGATCCCGGTCATTGCATGGACCCCAGCTACCCCGTTCGAGTGAACCGGCGTGTGCGCGGGACGGGGGGTGTGGGGTTTCCGCCCGCCGAGGACGGCAACACGGGCAGGGACGGCCTTCCGGGAAGGAGTCCCCCTGTGGTTTTCACCGCCCTGCTCATCCCTCCCCTGCTCCTCGGCCTCATCTTCGCTCTCTCGGGGTACGAGGACCGGGTGCTGGGTGAGGCGCGAACGCCCGGCGCGGGTACGCCCGGCGCCGGTACGCCCCTCGCGGGTGCGTCCGACGCCGGTTCGTCCGATCCGGCACCGGCGAAACGTCACCTCAGCATCGTGCGGAACCTGCCCTCCGAGGCGTCCGGCTCGTCCGGCGCCCGCGGGGAGCGCGTCGGCCGGCGTCGCCGGCACGCGGCGTGACACGCGGTCCGGGGCCCGTCCGGCGCCTCCGCCGTCGGGCCGGGCCGGCTCCGGACCGTGCCGGGCGTCGTGGGACCGCCGTCGTGGGACGGCCGTCGGCAGGGCTCAGCGCTTCGTTCCGAAGGGCACCGTGACGCAGGCCAGCCGCGCCCCCGCCGTGCCGGCGCGGCCGGCGCGGGTGTCGGTGGCGTGTTCGTGGAGGACCACCGAACGGGCCTCGCCCGGGCGGACGCGCCAGGCGACGGCCGTCTCGGCGCGAGCGGCACCGTGGGCGTCGGTGGTGAGATCGAGCCAGACCTCGTTGCGGGGGTTCGCGTAGGCGGGGTCGACCGAGGGCTGCACCGGATCCTTGACGTTCTGATAGTGCGGCCCCGCGTCGTCGGGCTTCGGTCCGCACGCCTGGCGGTGCACATGGGCCCCGAACGTCCGCCCGGCGGGCAGCCCCTGGAGGCGCAGGACGAACCGGGTGCCCCCGCCGTGCGCCGGACGCTCCGCCACCCGGACCCGCGCGCCCCCGGGCACGGCGTCGGGCACGTAGGTGACGGCGGCGCCGCCCGAGCGCGTACGGAAGGTCTCGGCGACGGTGACGGCGTCGCGCCCGGAGCCCGAGCCGGGACCGGAGCCCGGATCGGAGCCGGGGCCGGGGCCGGGACCGACGGCGGGGACCGCCACCAGGAGGGCGGCGGCAGCGGCCACTGCGGATGCGGAGATCATGTTCCTCCCTCTTCCCCGGCGGGAGTCCCGCCTCACCGGTGCGGGGTGCGGTTCCGCCCCGGACGTGGCCGGGCACCCACCGCCTCGGCTCCGGGGCGTCCGGACGACTGATGCGCTACCCCGCCGGTCGCCCTGCCAGACCCGGACAGCACCGGCCCTTCCGGGTTTCCGCAGCACGGGGGCGCCGCCGCGCCCGGCGCACGGAGCGTCCGGAGGCGCGCGTCGGGGGGCGGACGGCGCGTTCGCCCGCGCGCCCGGACCGGCCGGGTACGCGAACGGGCCCGGCCCGGGGCGCGTATGTACACACGCGCCCCGGCGTCGGGCCCTGAGTCCACGTCACCGCGCCGGCGGCCTGTCGCCGGCGCGGGTTCGGTATCCCTAGCGCGGGAAGGGCTTGGACGCGTCCTCGTCCGCCTTCATGCACCAGTGGAGCTTCTTCGACAGGGCGTCCGCCTGGGCCAGGGTGTGGCGGGCGGCCTCGCGCTGTCCGCGGCGCTTCTGCTCGGCCGCCTTCTGCTTCAGCTGGGCGATCTGCTGCCGCATCTGCGCGGGGTGGCAGGTGATGGTGGCCGCGGTGGCCGTCTGGGCGGGCAGGGTCATGGCGACCGTGCCACCGGCCATGAGGGCGCTCACGGCGAGCGCGGCTATGCGTCGGCGCATGTGTTTCTCCAACTTCCGGTCCGGGCCCCTTCGTGGGGGATCCGTGGCCTCTGAGGGACAGGAAAGCCGACCCCGTCGGTTACCCAAGGTGGTCGACGACGCGGAGCGTAACGGAGATCGTCAACGCGGGAAGCTGGCAAGTCGGGCAGAGGACATGATCCCGGAACATAAGATTCCCGTGGCCTGGATCACGCCCTCCGTGGCCGGATCGCTCCCATGGGCCGTCAACGCCCGCGCGGCAGGGCCGGGGGCTCCCCTCAGGCCGCCGCGTGGACGACGAGCCGGTTCCGCTCTCCGTCGAAGACGCCGGCCAGGACGTCGCCCTCCGGCCGGCTCCCGTCGAAGAGGCCCTGCCGGCCGACGTGCACGACCAGGAGGTCGTGACGGTCGATCACCTCGGAAATGCCCCGCGTCCCGATCGTGTCCGCCCACGCGTCGAGATTCCGCCCGAACCACTCGGGCAGCCCGCACGGCTTGGCCACCGCGTCCCAGAAGTCGTCGAGGGTCTCCATCAGCCGACCGCGCAGGTCGACCGTCAGCTCACTGTTGGTCACCGCGGCAGACTACCGAGCTCGTCGCCGCGCCCCGTCACCGCCCGGGGGCCCTCCGCGCGGGTGCGCTCGGGGCGTGGGCTCTGTCAGGGTCCACGATCGGCTCGTCCAGGCCGTCGCACGCAATCCGGCGCCGCGCGGCCCGCTCCGGACAGCGGGCCCGATACGGGTAGCGGATGCCCCGAGCCGCGGCCCCGCCCCTCCGTCACCGACGGCGTCCCTCGCACCCGATTCCGTCGCCGTCCCGGTCGAGGTGGCTGCCGTATCCGGGCTCCCCTCGATGCACGGGGGCGGCACCCGCGGCGCGGGCCGCCGCGCAGTTGCGGTAGTACGTCGCGCCGCCCTTCCCCGCGCCCTGACCGGAGCCCGCGTTCTCAGGGCTCTCCCCGGAGTCCTCGCTGCCTCCCCCGGAAGACCGGCCCGAGTCCCCGGATGGCCGGTCCAAGTCGTCGGACGACCGGCCCGAGTCGTCGGATCGGCGCCTCGCCGCACCGGAAGACGAGTCCTCCGGCCCCTCCCCCGGCCGGTACTCGACCTTGACGGAGACCTTCGCCTTGCTGGTACGGCCGTTCAGGGCCACGGTGTACTCGAACTCGTCGTCACCGCTGAACCCCGCCTCCGGCGTGTACGCGACGTCCGCGCCGCTGACGGCCGCGCTGCCGTGCCGCGGCCCGGTGACGACGCGGACGATGGTGTCCTTGGTGGTGAAGTGGTGCGACACCCGGGCGTCGAGGTCGTCCATGCGGGTGCCCTCGGCGTCCACCGCCGTGTCGTTCGACGTGACCGGAACGGTGGTGCGCTCCCCGACCCACGTCGACGTCTCGTCGTCGTCCGCCTCCGGGCGCCAGCGGGCGACCGGGGCAGCGGACGAAGGCCGCGCGGTGTCGTGCGGAGCCGCGTCGTCGTGGGAGCCGCCGAAGTCGCAGCCGACGAACACGGCGATGCCGATGACGACCAGCAGGAGGCAGCCGAGGCAGCCCTCGACACCTTCCCCGGCCGCGTTCTTCCTGCCCGATGGCACTCCGCACACCCCGCCCGCACATTTATTTGCCCATTACATGCACATGGATCCTATGCGGCCCCCAGCACCCCACCCGCCCCATCGCATGTGAGCCGGACCACCCCCCCCATCGCCTTGACGCGACCACCGTGTAATCGATTACCTGAGCTCACCCACCCCGCGAAAACGATTACACGACGGAGGCCCCGCCCATGGCGACCATCAAGGACGTGGCCGACCGGGCCGGTGTCTCCGTCGCCACCGTGTCGCGGGTGCTCAACGGCCGGTCTCCCGTGGCCGCGACCCGGGACCGGGTCCTCGCCGCCGTCGCCGAGCTCGGGTACCGGCCCAATGTGGTGGCGCGGGCGCTGCGGACGGCGCGGACGAGGACGTTGGGGCTGGTCATCAGCGATCTGCGGAACCCCTTCTTCACCGAACTCGCCGACGCCGTCGAGCAGGAGGCCCGCCGGCTCGGCTACAGCCTGATCATCGGCAACGCCGGGGAGAGCCCGGAGCAGCAGGACGACCAGCTCCGCACCCTGCTCGACCGCCGTATCGACGGGCTGATGGTCAGCTCCGCCGGCACCGGCTCGGAGGTGCTGCGCGAGATCGTCGCCTCCGACACCCCGCTGGTCCTGCTGGACCGGTCGGTGCCCGGCGTGGCGGCGCCCTGCGTCCGCGCCGAGGGGCGGGCCGCGCTCACCGAACTGGCCGCGCATCTCGCCGCGCTGGGGCGCCGCCGCCCGGCCGTGATCGTCGCGCCGGCCGGTACGCCTGTCGGGGACGAGCGGCTGGAGTGCTTCCGGGAGGCGCTCGCCGCGCACGGTGTCGCGCTGCCGCCGGAACGTGCCGTCGGGTCGCCGGACATGACGCCGGCCGGGGGCCGCCGCGCGCTGCGGGACCTGCTCGACCTGCCGGAACCGCCGGACGCCGTGCTCGCCGCCGACAACCTGATGGCGCTGGGCGCGCTGGACGAGATCCGGGCGCGCGGCCTGCGGATCCCGGACGACGTGGCGCTGGTGTCGTTCGACGACGTGGCCTGGTTCGCGCACACCGATCCGCCGCTGACGGCCGTCGCCCAGCCGACGCGGGAGCTGGGGCGGGCTGCGGTGCACACCCTGCTGGAGCGCGTCGAGGGCCGCCCGGCCGAGTCTGTGCTGCTGCCGGCCCGGCTGGTGGTGCGCCGCTCCTGCGGCGAACCGGCGTGACCGGGCGGGCCCCTGACACCCCCCACGGAACAGTCCACAGAACGAGGAGAGGCGTATGACCGGCGTCAACGACGACGTACGGGCCGGCCGCGAAGTCCCGCCCGAGCGCGCGGAGTTGCTCCGTGTGGAGGGAGTGACCAAGGCGTTCCCCGGTGTGAAGGCGCTGGACGGCGTGGATCTGCGGCTCCTCGCCGGCGAGGTGCACGTCCTGCTCGGGGAGAACGGGGCCGGCAAGAGCACGCTGATCAAGATGCTCGCCGGCGCCCACCGCCCCGACGCCGGCCGGGTCCTCGTCGACGGCCGCGAGGCGGCGATCCGTTCGGCGCAGGACGCCGAGCGGCTCGGGATCGCCACCATCCACCAGGAGTTCAACCTGGTGCCCGGCCTGACCGTCGCCGAGAACGTCTTCCTGGGCCGGCAGCCGCGCACCCGCCTCGGCCTGGTGGACCGGCGGACGATGAACGAGCGCGCCGCCCGCCTCCTCGACCGGGTGCGGCTGCGCGTCCCGCCGACCGCGCCCGTCGCCGGCCTGGGCATCGCCGCGCTGCAGATGGTGGAGATCGCCAAGGCGCTGAGCCTGGACGCCCGGGTGCTGATCATGGACGAGCCGACCGCGGTCCTCACCTCCGAGGAGGTGGCGACCCTCTTCGGCATCGTCCGCGAACTCCGCGACAGCGGCGTCGGCATCGTCTTCATCACCCACCACCTGGAGGAGATCGCGGCCCTCGGCGACCGGGTGACCGTCCTCCGGGACGGCCGGAGCGTCGCGGAGGTGCCGGCGTCGACGCCGGAGGACGAGCTGATCCGGCTGATGGTCGGCCGGGACATCACCGAGCAGTACCCGCGCCGCCGCACCCCGCCCGGCGCGCCCCTGCTGCGCGTCCGCGGACTCACCCGGCGGGGCGCGGACGGCGCGCCCGGCTTCGAGGACGTCGGCCTCGAGGTGCGCGCCGGGGAGGTCGTGGGCCTGGCCGGGCTGGTGGGCGCGGGCCGCACCGAGGTGGCGCGGGCGGTGTTCGGCGTCGACCGGTACACGGCCGGGTCCGTGGAGGTGGACGGCCGGGTGCTGCGCCCGGGCGACGTACGGGCCGCGATGCGGGCGGGCGTCGGTCTCGTCCCCGAGGACCGCAAGGCGCAGGGCCTGCTGCTGGACGCGCCGCTGCACGACAACCTGACGCTGGCCCGGCTGGACCGGGACACCCGGGCGGGGTTCGTCGACCGGCGGGCGCAGCGCCGGGAGGCGGCGGACATGGCCGCCCGGCTCAAGGTGCGGATGAGCGGGCTGGAGCAGCCGGCGCGGACGCTGTCCGGCGGCAACCAGCAGAAGATCGTCATCGGCAAGTGGCTGCTGGCCGGCGTGCGGCTGCTGATCCTGGACGAGCCGACGCGCGGCGTCGACGTCGGCGCCAAGGTGGAGATCTACCGGCTCGTCAACGAGCTGACGGCGGCGGGCTGCGGGGTGCTGATGGTCTCCAGCGATCTGCCCGAGGTGCTCGGGATGAGCGACCGGGTGCTGGTGATGGCGCGGGGCCGGGTGGCCGGCGAGGTGCCGGGCGGCGACCAGGGGCCGGCCGCGCAGGACGCGGTGATGGAGCTGGCCGTCCGGCACGCGGACGGCTTGGACACCGACCTGGAAGCGGGCGTGACAACCCGCCCGGAAACCGGCGTGGGAACAGGGAACGAGAGCGCGATGGAGGGCTCCGATGTCGGCTGAGGCGGTACGGGCGCCGGGGGCGGCCCCGGCGGAGTGGTTCACCAGGGCGGTGCTGCGCAACGGCCCGCTGGGCGGGCTGCTCGCCCTGGTGGCGGTGATGGCGGTGCTGTCCCGGGACTTCCTGCACGGGCGGAACCTGCTGAACGTGGGCGTGCAGGCGTCGGTGACGGCGATCCTCGCCTTCGGGGTGACGTTCGTGATCGTGTCGGCGGGCATCGACCTGTCGGTCGGCTCGGTGGCGGCGCTGTCCGCGACGGTGACCGCCTGGGCGGCCACGTCGAAGGGGCTCCCCGTGCCGGTGGCGCTGCTGCTGGGCCTGGCCGTCGGGGTGGCGGCGGGCCTGGTGTCGGGCGCGCTGGTGGCGTACGGGCGGCTGCCGGCGTTCATCGCGACGCTGGCGATGCTGTCGGTGGCCCGCGGGCTGTCGCTGGTCATATCGGGCGGTTCGCCGATCGCCTTCCCGTCGGCGGTGAACCACCTCGGGGACACGCTCGCCGGATGGCTGCCGGTCCCCGTGCTGGTGATGGCGGCGATGGGGCTGCTGGCGGCGCTGGTGCTGGCGCGGACGTACACGGGCCGGGCGATGTTCGCGATCGGCGGCAACGAGGAGGCGGCGCGGCTGTCGGGCATCGACGTCAAGCGGCGCAAGCTCGTCGTCTACGCGCTGTCCGGGCTGTTCGCCGCGGTCGCCGGGA is a window from the Streptomyces mobaraensis genome containing:
- the sph gene encoding sphingomyelin phosphodiesterase, with translation MQLPGPTRAATTLAAALLTAAALAHPAGAAGAAAPDPAVSGLKVLTYNTFLMSTNLYPNWGQRHRAEAIPAAGFFQGQDVVVLQEAFDNDASDALKARAADRYPYQTPVVGRSKDGWDATGGAYSALTPEDGGVTVLSKWPIVRKEQVVFKDACGSDKWSNKGFAYVVLNVGGARVHIVGTHTQSTDGGCAAGEAVADRARQFRQIDAFLDAKSIPANEQVIVAGDLNVDSRSAEFASLLADADLDPAEARTGHPYSFDTRENSVAAYRYPNDAREDLDHVLHRKGHVRPAGWTNTVVQERSAPWTVSSWGKEYTYTDLSDHYPVVAGGR
- a CDS encoding LysR family transcriptional regulator, encoding MIDPRRLRVLRAVAEHRTVTAAAAALYLTPSAVSQQLAALEQETGHVLLTRSGRGVRLTPAGEILLGHAHRVVAQLERAEAELAAYADGTAGELTVAAFATGIAEVLAPVIALLAGRHPGIRLRVRDAEGDESLPLVMDGVADVALAVEYRGAPREDDLRLVRVPLYAEPFDAVLHTSHPLAGEPHVRLDELADSDWIAPYPGNPCHDMTVLACELAGFQPRLAHSSDDFRAVAALAGAGAGVALVPRSALSGMNLKDVVVRPVEGVTPTRRVFAAVRRGAERHPLIRPVLEALGEVAGSLSA
- a CDS encoding barstar family protein, whose protein sequence is MTNSELTVDLRGRLMETLDDFWDAVAKPCGLPEWFGRNLDAWADTIGTRGISEVIDRHDLLVVHVGRQGLFDGSRPEGDVLAGVFDGERNRLVVHAAA
- a CDS encoding excalibur calcium-binding domain-containing protein, whose translation is MPSGRKNAAGEGVEGCLGCLLLVVIGIAVFVGCDFGGSHDDAAPHDTARPSSAAPVARWRPEADDDETSTWVGERTTVPVTSNDTAVDAEGTRMDDLDARVSHHFTTKDTIVRVVTGPRHGSAAVSGADVAYTPEAGFSGDDEFEYTVALNGRTSKAKVSVKVEYRPGEGPEDSSSGAARRRSDDSGRSSDDLDRPSGDSGRSSGGGSEDSGESPENAGSGQGAGKGGATYYRNCAAARAAGAAPVHRGEPGYGSHLDRDGDGIGCEGRRR
- a CDS encoding superoxide dismutase family protein: MISASAVAAAAALLVAVPAVGPGPGPGSDPGSGPGSGSGRDAVTVAETFRTRSGGAAVTYVPDAVPGGARVRVAERPAHGGGTRFVLRLQGLPAGRTFGAHVHRQACGPKPDDAGPHYQNVKDPVQPSVDPAYANPRNEVWLDLTTDAHGAARAETAVAWRVRPGEARSVVLHEHATDTRAGRAGTAGARLACVTVPFGTKR
- the tdh gene encoding L-threonine 3-dehydrogenase — translated: MKALVKHKAEPGLWLMDVPEPEIGAGDVLIRVLRTGICGTDLHIRSWDGWAQGAVKTPLVLGHEFVGEVAEVGADVRDIAVGDRVSGEGHLVCGKCRNCLAGRRHLCRSTVGLGVGRDGAFAEYVALPASNVWVHRTEVDLDVAAIFDPFGNAVHTALSFPLVGEDVLITGAGPIGIMAAAVAKHAGARNVVITDVSEPRLDLARKAGATLACNVAESSIAEAQRTLGLREGFDVGLEMSGRPEALQDMIANMTHGGRIAMLGLPAQEFPVDWAKLVTSMITIKGIYGREMFETWYAMTVLLEAGLDLSPVITGRYGYRDFDAAFDEAATARSGKIILDWTA
- a CDS encoding saccharopine dehydrogenase family protein, which produces MSSAESSPVHTAVSRQDGPRRPYDVVLFGATGFVGELTAAYLLSHAPQGCRLALAGRNRARLERLRERLADGSGPAPALLTAAADDPAALRGLAESAHVVATTVGPYIHHGEPLVAACAAAGTDYLDLTGEAEFVDSVYVRHDARARETGARIVHSCGFDSVPYDLGVYYTVRHLPEDVPLRVDGFVRARGAFSGGTLASALTVAGRGRQTLAAARERRRYEPRPAAGRRVRVPLGGPRFSPETGAWALPLPTIDPQVVRRSAAALERYGPDFRYRHYAAVRTLPVALAAPVGVAGLVAAAQVPAFRGWMAGRYPGGRGPDAERRARSWFRVRFVGEGGGRRVLTEVAGGDPGYGETAVMFGEAALCLAHDRLPTTSGQVTTAVAMGDALTERLIAAGIRFRVAAAD
- a CDS encoding glycine C-acetyltransferase, encoding MFDSVRDDLRATLEEIREAGLFKPERVIGTPQSASVSVTAGGAPGDVLNFCANNYLGLADHPEVVAAAKDALDRWGYGMASVRFICGTQDVHKELEARLSAFLGQEDTILYSSCFDANGGVFETLLGPEDAVISDALNHASIIDGIRLSKARRHRYANRDLADLEKQLQDTQDARRRLIVTDGVFSMDGYVAPLREICDLADRYDAMVMVDDSHAVGFVGPGGRGTPELHGVMDRVDIITGTLGKALGGASGGYVAARAEIVALLRQRSRPYLFSNSLAPVIAAASLKVLDLLESAGDLRERLNANTALFRRRMTEEGFEILPGDHPIAPVMIGDAAQAGRMAELLLERGVYVIGFSYPVVPMGAARIRVQLSAAHSTADVERAIAAFVDARAALKG